A portion of the Corynebacterium heidelbergense genome contains these proteins:
- a CDS encoding ImmA/IrrE family metallo-endopeptidase → MGPSVFLAQLDGDTYGMVIGTSTGAEIYVSRSQSKTRSRFTCAHELGHFVDCVQNDGGLSNGVGYVDKRSDNDRGRAYEVYANEFAASILMPEEAVRRFIGDGLSLYQMADRFDVPIDSMSRRLHTLRVRTSDPASTAGEIPD, encoded by the coding sequence ATGGGCCCCAGCGTGTTTCTGGCCCAGCTTGATGGCGATACATACGGCATGGTTATCGGGACGTCAACAGGTGCTGAGATCTACGTAAGCCGGAGCCAATCGAAAACTCGTTCGCGGTTCACTTGCGCCCATGAGCTAGGCCACTTCGTAGATTGTGTGCAAAACGATGGCGGACTGAGTAATGGTGTTGGATATGTGGACAAAAGGTCGGACAATGACCGGGGGAGAGCATATGAAGTCTATGCCAATGAATTCGCCGCTTCGATCCTAATGCCTGAAGAAGCGGTTAGGCGGTTTATTGGTGATGGGCTTTCGCTCTACCAGATGGCTGACAGGTTCGACGTTCCCATAGATTCCATGTCCCGGAGGCTTCACACTTTGCGAGTTCGCACTAGCGATCCTGCGAGTACCGCTGGAGAGATCCCTGACTAG
- the nrdI gene encoding class Ib ribonucleoside-diphosphate reductase assembly flavoprotein NrdI: MSHEHTPLAYYWSSPSGNTKALADKLQCETRPIGEGATAPYILITPTYEQPRAGNTIPPQVARWLENNHSLLVGVIGTGNRNFGGLFCRAAVDVSTTYRVPVLHRCELRGTDADTRTIDAGIAQHFDTLTRLRGIT, encoded by the coding sequence ATGAGCCATGAGCACACACCCCTGGCCTACTACTGGTCATCCCCCAGCGGGAACACTAAAGCCCTAGCCGACAAGCTGCAGTGCGAGACGCGCCCAATAGGGGAAGGCGCGACTGCACCCTACATCCTCATCACCCCCACCTACGAGCAACCACGGGCGGGCAACACGATCCCGCCACAGGTAGCGCGCTGGCTCGAGAACAACCACAGCCTACTGGTTGGGGTGATAGGCACAGGGAACAGGAACTTCGGCGGGCTGTTCTGCCGGGCTGCTGTGGACGTGAGCACCACCTACCGCGTGCCCGTGCTACACCGCTGTGAACTACGCGGCACGGACGCTGACACGCGCACCATCGACGCGGGCATAGCCCAACACTTCGACACACTCACACGACTCAGGGGGATCACGTGA
- a CDS encoding phage portal protein family protein, which translates to MAEIGHAYSAANSPLAESNWDLKWPQSVRTFAKMLREDAQVRSVHKAVTLPIQRTTWRIDPNGAADNVTRLVAEDVRLPILGDDGSNPLANTGGHFSFQQHLYWALHSLTYGAMYFEKVYEVVDGRDRLRKLAPRLPDSITAINVAPDGGLEGIEQRPLPGERGRGVEPVVIPVEHLVAYVHDPVLMDWRGTSLFRPAYKHWVLKDQLLRLEAQVLERNGMGVPVYTTSDDSITGMDLQDEIRQGLDIATGLRSGATAGAAIPHTASLSVEGTKGQLVSPREAIAYQDSQIGKSALAHFLNLEGKGGSYSLAEVQANIFVQSLQTVAETITDTFNRFVIEPLVDLAFDSSGGPYPKLVCDPIGTKTDLTAESLATLVSNGIILPDRDLEEEMRRRGSLPPKRPLDKPVNNGGANAADQKPQ; encoded by the coding sequence GTGGCTGAGATTGGTCATGCGTATTCGGCTGCTAATTCCCCGTTGGCTGAGTCCAACTGGGATTTGAAGTGGCCTCAGTCTGTGCGCACGTTTGCGAAGATGCTGCGTGAGGATGCGCAGGTCCGTTCGGTGCATAAGGCTGTGACGTTGCCTATTCAGCGCACGACGTGGCGTATCGACCCGAATGGTGCTGCGGATAATGTGACGCGGCTTGTGGCGGAAGATGTGCGCCTGCCGATTTTGGGTGATGATGGGTCGAACCCGTTGGCTAACACTGGGGGGCACTTCAGTTTCCAGCAGCATTTGTATTGGGCGCTTCATTCGTTGACGTATGGGGCGATGTATTTCGAGAAGGTCTACGAGGTCGTGGACGGCAGGGATCGCCTGCGTAAATTGGCACCTCGTTTGCCTGATTCGATTACGGCTATCAATGTGGCCCCTGATGGTGGTTTGGAGGGGATTGAGCAGCGCCCGTTGCCGGGTGAGCGGGGCCGTGGTGTTGAGCCTGTGGTGATCCCGGTGGAGCACCTTGTGGCGTATGTGCATGACCCGGTGTTGATGGATTGGCGGGGCACTAGTTTGTTCCGGCCGGCCTACAAGCATTGGGTGCTGAAGGACCAGCTTTTGCGCTTGGAGGCGCAGGTGTTGGAGCGTAACGGCATGGGTGTGCCGGTGTATACCACGAGTGATGATTCGATCACTGGCATGGATCTGCAGGATGAGATCAGGCAGGGGTTGGATATTGCGACGGGGCTGCGGTCTGGCGCTACTGCTGGCGCGGCTATCCCGCATACCGCGTCATTGTCTGTGGAGGGCACGAAGGGGCAGCTTGTGTCGCCGCGTGAGGCGATTGCTTACCAGGATTCACAGATTGGTAAGTCTGCGCTGGCGCACTTCCTGAATTTGGAGGGTAAGGGCGGTTCGTATTCGCTTGCGGAGGTACAGGCGAATATCTTCGTCCAGTCGTTGCAGACGGTGGCGGAGACGATTACGGACACGTTCAATCGTTTCGTGATTGAGCCGTTGGTTGATCTGGCTTTCGATTCGTCTGGCGGGCCTTACCCGAAGCTGGTGTGCGATCCGATTGGCACGAAGACTGATCTCACTGCGGAGTCGCTGGCGACTTTGGTGAGTAATGGGATCATTCTGCCGGATCGTGACCTGGAGGAAGAGATGCGTAGGCGGGGGAGCCTGCCGCCGAAAAGGCCGCTAGATAAGCCGGTGAATAATGGGGGAGCTAATGCTGCAGATCAAAAACCTCAGTGA
- a CDS encoding head maturation protease, ClpP-related has protein sequence MLQIKNLSESKAELFVYGEIGWETDAYAIAREVSSLDVSELSVRIHSPGGDVYDGLAIMNALKAHPAHVTAVVEGLAASAASFIAVGGADRVVMRPGSELMIHDAMTIALGNAEDLGKALGDLDRVSNTLAEIYAAKAGTPADMWREAMRAETWFTADEAVEAGLADEVSSVDEPLPAVALARGRVMNVFSGRRGKPPRELLNHEVRGGDSGMADEVKNEEVIEPTEAVQPAESEAGEVSEAVEDQAAVTSEDGEASESESAESAGGEASDGEAEASEETVVTLDRARYEELLAQLAEGQEALKVVARREAEDFVDRAISEGRLGAASRDREVSNYLVDAGETRARIEALAVGRIPRSEKGHSVPDEGVSVTNKRPRGPIPRV, from the coding sequence ATGCTGCAGATCAAAAACCTCAGTGAGTCGAAAGCTGAGCTGTTTGTGTATGGGGAGATCGGCTGGGAGACGGATGCTTACGCAATCGCCCGTGAGGTTTCCTCGCTCGATGTGAGTGAGTTGTCTGTCCGTATCCACTCGCCAGGCGGCGACGTGTACGACGGGTTGGCGATCATGAACGCGCTGAAGGCGCACCCGGCGCATGTCACCGCTGTGGTTGAGGGGCTGGCGGCTTCCGCCGCGTCGTTCATCGCTGTGGGTGGTGCGGATCGTGTGGTGATGCGGCCCGGCTCGGAGTTGATGATCCATGACGCTATGACCATCGCCCTCGGTAACGCTGAGGATCTTGGTAAGGCGCTGGGTGATCTTGATCGTGTGTCGAACACACTGGCTGAGATTTATGCGGCGAAGGCTGGCACGCCTGCTGATATGTGGCGTGAGGCGATGCGCGCGGAGACGTGGTTCACGGCTGACGAGGCGGTGGAGGCTGGTCTGGCTGATGAGGTTTCGTCCGTGGATGAGCCGCTACCGGCTGTCGCGTTGGCTCGTGGCCGCGTGATGAATGTTTTTTCAGGTCGGCGGGGAAAGCCCCCGCGCGAGCTTCTGAACCATGAGGTTCGGGGAGGGGATTCTGGTATGGCCGATGAGGTCAAGAATGAAGAAGTGATTGAGCCTACGGAGGCTGTCCAGCCCGCTGAGTCGGAGGCTGGGGAGGTTTCTGAGGCTGTGGAGGATCAGGCTGCGGTCACCTCCGAGGATGGGGAGGCTAGCGAGTCTGAGTCTGCCGAGTCTGCTGGTGGTGAGGCTTCCGATGGTGAGGCTGAGGCATCTGAGGAGACTGTGGTGACTTTGGACCGCGCCCGCTATGAGGAGCTGTTGGCCCAGCTCGCTGAGGGGCAGGAAGCCCTGAAGGTGGTGGCGCGCCGCGAGGCTGAGGATTTCGTGGATCGCGCTATCAGCGAGGGCCGGTTGGGCGCTGCTTCCCGTGACCGGGAGGTGTCGAACTACCTGGTGGATGCGGGTGAGACGCGGGCGCGTATTGAGGCGCTTGCGGTTGGCCGTATCCCCCGCTCTGAGAAGGGGCATTCGGTCCCGGATGAGGGCGTGTCGGTGACCAATAAGCGACCGCGTGGGCCGATTCCGCGCGTCTAA
- a CDS encoding DUF2190 family protein: MSNPVFRQGPITFDVTAPVEKFRFVKLEENGVSHAAASDAVFGAVSSAAVNGAAGEWRTNGDLRPTNVAVHFGPASVLIEAADSEEFAVGSPVYAAADGKAAASGTTAAGVAIRPVENGLVTVLLTGPAVA; the protein is encoded by the coding sequence TTGTCTAATCCTGTGTTCCGCCAGGGGCCTATCACCTTCGATGTGACCGCCCCGGTTGAGAAGTTCCGTTTCGTGAAGCTGGAAGAGAATGGCGTGTCTCACGCCGCTGCTTCTGATGCTGTGTTCGGCGCTGTTTCGTCCGCTGCTGTGAATGGTGCTGCGGGCGAGTGGCGCACCAATGGGGATTTGCGCCCCACCAATGTTGCGGTGCATTTCGGCCCCGCTTCTGTGCTGATTGAAGCCGCTGATTCCGAGGAGTTCGCTGTTGGCTCCCCGGTGTACGCCGCCGCTGATGGCAAGGCCGCTGCGTCTGGCACGACTGCCGCTGGTGTTGCTATCCGACCCGTTGAGAACGGTCTTGTGACTGTTCTGCTGACCGGCCCGGCTGTGGCCTAA
- a CDS encoding Gp19/Gp15/Gp42 family protein: MAYVTVEALEARLPRPLDLVERGRAETLLGDAEDRVREELGRVGRDLDSEYFSRPGFGYTVDRVIREMVAAAVLIGVNAGYRSVASTTGAESDSATFAGDNPGWGNVYLTEEHKRDLGLPGAARPSGRFPMPWVWPERDVW, translated from the coding sequence GTGGCTTATGTGACCGTGGAGGCACTGGAGGCGCGCCTACCGCGCCCGCTGGACCTGGTTGAGCGTGGTCGTGCGGAGACGCTGCTGGGCGATGCCGAGGATCGTGTGCGCGAGGAGCTTGGCCGTGTGGGCCGGGACTTGGATTCGGAGTATTTCTCCCGTCCTGGGTTCGGGTACACGGTGGATCGGGTGATCCGCGAGATGGTGGCTGCGGCTGTCCTGATCGGCGTGAATGCTGGCTACAGGTCGGTTGCTTCTACTACCGGCGCGGAGTCTGATTCGGCGACGTTCGCTGGGGATAATCCCGGCTGGGGCAACGTGTATTTGACGGAGGAGCATAAGCGCGATCTGGGTTTGCCTGGCGCTGCGCGCCCGTCCGGACGGTTCCCTATGCCGTGGGTGTGGCCGGAGCGTGATGTGTGGTGA
- a CDS encoding phage tail tape measure protein, producing MAGATGYAVLPVTVSLKGITQQLNSQLEQPAKAAAKRASDSINKQLASGATAAAAEVEKARKREESATKAVVDAEARLQKARSDSEQKAKAVESAELKLKSARDGADAKVSEAERKLADLRASGKASADQVAEAEKRLESVRAGQGAKVLDKENQLAKARDNAKSSSDRVKSAEDQLKGARAGAQDATDNLTAANKRLDDSNLKAEKSGMSLAEVGHKLKGAFVVGAGAVGAAGAALFKVGKDFDEGFDSIRVGTGASGEAFDRLKESARAVYKEVPAGADGFAGVASTLADLNTRLGLTGKPLETVTEQFVQLKNLGIDADINAVSQAMNGFGVETQDMPKFMDELFQVSQATGVSVTDLANSVVKAGPQLRAFGFNAKDSAALVGLMDKSGMDADKTLQSMQRALANFAKDGKDAPKALRETIDEIDRLIKSGDESGAVNLASSIFGTRGAAQFVDAVKLGTVNVEDFMKATGATSDTILGVAKETEDFAEKWDLFKQRAIAALEPVAAKVFDAMVPALEKAWDALTKAVGAIKAFGEWVQRNNTWLGPLAASFSVVAGAVGLYVLQMKIAAFWSKVMAAGGLIKYLKTLTSVTKIQTAAQAAMNAVMNANPIFLVITAIAALVAGLVYFFTKTETGKRVWAALVEKFKEAWGWIKDKMAPVFQWIGDVAAAAWELIKLGWDNLVHSMQWAWENILKPVWDGLSIAVMWLWNNVLKPTFDLIKGDWTVLVGVMKWAWENILKPAWDAIATAAQWLWTNVLMPVFQWIKDSWTGWTIAAKWAWENILKPAWDAVSLAAQWLWTNVLMPVFNAIRGAWDALLNAMKWAWENILKPTWDILQAAAWWLWNNVLMPVFGFIRGGWDGLINAMKWAYDNILKPTWDALGAALQWLNDNVIQPILGWIQDRWNQMAEGIRWVRDNVIQPVFDAVGQGLDTLQGWFGRAVDAIGRTWDTIRDKTAAPIRWVVDTVYNNGIKKAWDSIAKFIGLDPLDPVELKFARGGVMPGYTPGRDVHNFVSPTGGRLALSGGEAIMRPEWTRAVGGPRAVEAMNSAARKGQLFTPDKRQQQDNKRIANAHALGGIMKFAAGGVVEAMTSIVQKKYPMIQMTSGYRNSNDYHGAGLAGDFSNGFSNTPEMLALANDIADTYPGSLELIHEAPGFDRQIKNGQFVGGGGGSWGFYAGAGDHANHVHWAMNTPPTMDFGGGVFKGGSSGSSGVGGYLRSKAKGIWDAAVGKLADSMPQLPGLVGKLPKAALDTFTSKAWEFLSSKLPMGGGGGSGPNAAWDASAGAEQWRGMLIEAFKNQGEDPRPDLVDALVRQIDSESHGDPNVAQQIVDQNGTGESAGVGLSQVIPTTWAAYRDPALPDNRRDPWAHTNFMVRYFRDRHGYDTGFVGQGHGWKTGGVLPMNLPAALYDQGGYLQPGQMGVNLSTKPEPVFTGDQWQVLRDGLAKSGEVLKVFSDAFTKGQLDDARNVFGLPDWDSIPLVKFQKEWAGLVEKQGADASQTAVNTARTADATEALAGEPAQAVTAQGQVGAAGMQAAGGAAAAGGMAAQFGGVPGAAAIGQTVQIVTADMAQAWQKFRTMQAQGAAGLMGV from the coding sequence ATGGCGGGGGCAACAGGCTACGCGGTTTTGCCGGTAACGGTGTCTTTGAAGGGCATCACGCAGCAGCTGAATAGTCAGCTGGAGCAACCGGCGAAGGCGGCCGCTAAGCGGGCTTCGGATTCGATTAATAAGCAGCTCGCTAGCGGGGCTACTGCTGCCGCCGCTGAGGTTGAGAAGGCCCGTAAGCGGGAAGAGTCGGCGACGAAAGCTGTTGTTGATGCTGAGGCTAGGCTGCAGAAGGCCCGGTCGGATTCGGAACAGAAGGCTAAGGCGGTTGAGTCTGCTGAGCTGAAGCTGAAGTCCGCGCGTGATGGTGCGGATGCGAAGGTTTCTGAGGCTGAGCGGAAGCTCGCGGATCTGCGGGCGAGTGGTAAGGCTTCTGCGGATCAGGTTGCTGAGGCTGAGAAGCGCCTGGAGTCTGTGCGCGCGGGGCAGGGCGCGAAGGTTCTTGATAAGGAGAACCAGCTTGCTAAGGCCCGCGACAATGCGAAGTCTTCGTCGGATCGTGTGAAGTCTGCCGAGGATCAGTTGAAGGGCGCGCGGGCTGGCGCGCAGGATGCTACGGACAATCTCACTGCCGCGAATAAGCGCCTTGATGATTCGAACCTGAAGGCTGAGAAGTCCGGCATGTCTTTGGCCGAGGTGGGCCATAAGCTGAAGGGCGCGTTCGTTGTCGGCGCTGGCGCTGTTGGCGCTGCTGGCGCTGCCCTGTTCAAGGTCGGTAAGGACTTCGATGAGGGGTTCGATTCGATCCGTGTTGGTACTGGCGCTTCTGGTGAGGCGTTTGATCGGCTGAAGGAGTCGGCCCGCGCGGTGTACAAGGAGGTACCTGCTGGCGCTGATGGTTTCGCCGGGGTTGCTTCCACGCTCGCTGACCTGAACACCCGTCTTGGCCTGACGGGTAAGCCGTTGGAGACGGTGACTGAGCAGTTCGTTCAGCTGAAGAACCTGGGCATCGACGCTGACATCAACGCGGTGTCGCAGGCCATGAACGGGTTCGGCGTTGAGACGCAGGACATGCCGAAGTTCATGGATGAGCTGTTCCAGGTGTCTCAGGCCACGGGCGTGAGCGTCACTGATCTTGCGAACAGCGTTGTCAAGGCCGGACCGCAGTTGCGCGCCTTCGGGTTCAATGCGAAGGACTCTGCCGCACTGGTTGGCCTGATGGACAAGTCCGGTATGGACGCGGACAAGACGCTGCAGTCTATGCAGCGGGCGTTGGCGAATTTCGCTAAGGACGGTAAGGACGCTCCGAAGGCGTTGCGGGAAACGATTGATGAGATTGACCGCCTAATCAAGTCCGGCGATGAGTCGGGTGCGGTGAACCTGGCTAGTAGCATCTTCGGCACCCGTGGTGCTGCGCAGTTCGTGGATGCCGTGAAGCTCGGTACGGTCAACGTCGAAGACTTCATGAAGGCGACGGGGGCCACGAGTGACACGATTCTTGGTGTTGCTAAGGAGACTGAGGATTTCGCTGAGAAGTGGGATCTGTTTAAGCAGCGCGCTATTGCTGCTTTGGAGCCGGTGGCGGCGAAGGTTTTTGACGCTATGGTTCCGGCCTTGGAGAAAGCATGGGATGCGCTGACGAAGGCTGTTGGCGCTATCAAGGCATTTGGCGAGTGGGTGCAGCGCAATAACACGTGGCTCGGCCCGCTGGCCGCGTCGTTCAGCGTTGTCGCTGGCGCTGTTGGCTTGTACGTGCTGCAGATGAAGATCGCGGCGTTCTGGTCGAAGGTCATGGCCGCTGGTGGTCTGATCAAGTACTTGAAGACGCTCACGTCTGTGACGAAGATCCAGACGGCTGCACAGGCCGCGATGAATGCGGTGATGAACGCTAACCCGATCTTCCTGGTCATCACTGCTATTGCAGCGCTTGTCGCCGGTCTCGTTTACTTCTTCACGAAGACGGAGACGGGCAAGCGCGTGTGGGCTGCGCTCGTTGAGAAGTTCAAGGAGGCGTGGGGCTGGATTAAGGACAAGATGGCCCCGGTGTTCCAGTGGATTGGGGATGTAGCCGCTGCTGCGTGGGAGCTGATCAAGCTCGGGTGGGACAACCTTGTCCACTCGATGCAGTGGGCTTGGGAGAACATCCTGAAGCCGGTGTGGGATGGGTTGTCCATCGCGGTGATGTGGTTGTGGAACAACGTGTTGAAGCCCACGTTCGATCTGATTAAGGGCGATTGGACCGTCCTTGTTGGCGTGATGAAGTGGGCGTGGGAGAACATCTTGAAGCCCGCTTGGGATGCGATAGCTACCGCTGCGCAATGGCTATGGACCAACGTTCTCATGCCTGTGTTCCAGTGGATCAAGGACTCCTGGACTGGCTGGACCATCGCGGCTAAGTGGGCATGGGAGAACATCCTGAAGCCAGCCTGGGATGCTGTTTCGTTGGCAGCTCAGTGGTTGTGGACGAATGTGCTCATGCCGGTATTCAACGCTATTCGTGGCGCGTGGGACGCGCTACTGAATGCGATGAAGTGGGCGTGGGAGAACATACTCAAACCCACGTGGGACATCCTCCAGGCCGCTGCGTGGTGGCTGTGGAATAACGTTCTGATGCCCGTGTTCGGGTTTATCCGTGGCGGCTGGGATGGACTGATCAACGCCATGAAGTGGGCGTATGACAATATCCTGAAGCCGACGTGGGACGCTTTGGGCGCGGCCCTCCAGTGGTTGAATGACAACGTTATCCAGCCGATCCTTGGGTGGATTCAGGACCGCTGGAACCAGATGGCTGAGGGCATCCGCTGGGTGCGGGATAACGTGATCCAGCCGGTGTTCGATGCTGTCGGGCAGGGCCTCGATACGCTGCAGGGCTGGTTTGGCCGCGCGGTGGATGCGATTGGGCGGACGTGGGACACGATCCGGGATAAGACCGCCGCCCCGATCCGGTGGGTTGTGGATACGGTCTACAACAACGGTATCAAGAAGGCCTGGGACAGTATTGCGAAGTTCATTGGCTTGGACCCGCTGGACCCGGTTGAGCTGAAGTTCGCCCGTGGTGGCGTGATGCCCGGTTACACTCCTGGCCGCGATGTGCACAACTTCGTGTCGCCGACGGGTGGCCGTCTCGCGCTGTCTGGCGGTGAGGCGATCATGCGCCCGGAGTGGACGCGGGCTGTGGGCGGGCCGAGGGCCGTGGAGGCGATGAACTCCGCTGCCCGCAAGGGCCAGCTGTTCACCCCGGATAAGCGCCAGCAGCAGGACAACAAGCGGATCGCTAACGCTCATGCCCTGGGCGGGATCATGAAGTTTGCTGCCGGTGGTGTGGTGGAGGCGATGACCTCCATCGTGCAGAAGAAGTACCCGATGATTCAGATGACCTCGGGGTACCGTAACTCGAACGACTACCACGGGGCGGGCCTGGCTGGTGACTTCTCTAACGGGTTCTCGAACACCCCGGAGATGCTGGCGTTGGCTAACGACATCGCCGATACGTACCCGGGTTCTCTCGAGCTGATCCACGAGGCCCCCGGGTTCGACCGGCAGATCAAGAACGGCCAGTTCGTTGGTGGCGGTGGCGGTTCGTGGGGCTTCTACGCGGGCGCTGGCGATCACGCTAACCACGTGCACTGGGCTATGAACACCCCGCCGACGATGGACTTCGGTGGCGGCGTGTTCAAGGGCGGTTCCAGTGGTTCCAGTGGTGTGGGGGGTTACCTCCGCAGCAAGGCTAAGGGCATCTGGGATGCTGCCGTGGGGAAGTTGGCGGACTCGATGCCGCAGCTCCCTGGCCTTGTGGGCAAGCTGCCGAAGGCGGCGCTAGACACGTTCACTAGTAAGGCGTGGGAGTTCCTTAGCTCGAAGCTACCGATGGGCGGTGGTGGCGGTTCTGGCCCCAACGCCGCGTGGGATGCGTCCGCTGGCGCTGAGCAGTGGCGCGGCATGTTGATCGAAGCGTTCAAGAATCAGGGCGAGGACCCGCGCCCCGATTTGGTGGATGCTTTGGTGCGGCAGATCGACTCTGAGTCTCATGGCGACCCGAATGTGGCGCAGCAGATTGTGGACCAAAACGGGACCGGCGAGTCCGCTGGTGTTGGTTTGTCGCAGGTCATCCCCACCACGTGGGCGGCGTACCGTGACCCGGCGTTGCCGGATAACCGGCGTGACCCGTGGGCGCACACCAACTTTATGGTGCGTTATTTCCGCGACCGGCACGGCTACGACACTGGTTTCGTCGGTCAGGGCCACGGGTGGAAAACCGGCGGTGTTTTGCCGATGAACCTTCCCGCCGCCCTGTACGACCAGGGGGGTTACCTCCAGCCGGGGCAGATGGGCGTGAACCTATCCACGAAACCGGAACCCGTGTTCACCGGGGACCAGTGGCAAGTGCTGCGGGATGGCCTGGCGAAGTCCGGCGAGGTCCTGAAGGTGTTCAGCGACGCTTTCACGAAGGGGCAGTTAGATGATGCGCGGAACGTTTTCGGCCTGCCTGATTGGGATTCCATCCCTCTGGTGAAGTTCCAGAAGGAGTGGGCTGGCCTGGTGGAGAAGCAGGGCGCTGATGCGTCGCAGACTGCGGTGAATACCGCGCGGACTGCTGATGCGACTGAGGCGCTTGCTGGTGAACCTGCCCAGGCGGTGACCGCTCAGGGCCAGGTTGGCGCGGCTGGGATGCAGGCTGCTGGTGGTGCTGCCGCTGCTGGTGGTATGGCTGCGCAGTTCGGTGGTGTTCCGGGTGCCGCTGCTATTGGGCAGACGGTGCAGATCGTCACGGCTGACATGGCTCAGGCGTGGCAGAAGTTCAGGACGATGCAGGCCCAGGGGGCTGCGGGACTCATGGGGGTGTAG
- a CDS encoding phage tail protein has protein sequence MGVGVDDKRLEGIYQAALGRRERRERLRREAPLVRLWDGDWNLRGRVKGEYSSSFEWKLNDTGAGQIDLPYDHHLARWAGEYWNRKKQNIHVTVDKDGARWSGRCREVTTTMDAAGVRTVTLHFLHDYEELKHISVWPNPFTPAVVQFPKIFMLAGPSITVLKIALFLNLFRLQGNLWRLPDDPLSFKGWTQGLNYKEWPILVKPSSVVLDDSQWTVIASRMKTWHDMAQVTLGDGQLAVECRRWLPGDEQPWFGAGLYRPGQLVVDIVDKSGWWSQTAVGGTIAGGLVRTGLTVADNLVDEARFALEQVSESPEYGVSGFLGVSPKNPWVVYRTEGEQRTAETTSFTWKPATVGQITVGGKSMPGVNEGISAAVQLSFDTMANFLFLPAAGGAVDSLLKPLYEDVLMAFMSLKSPLRTMSLGWSHYYEDFSEGSSSAWTLSAIIALRTGFYNTRQQTSHSFTVGDGAPYLIGDKGQGHFFLGDRVGAEVPGARAGRVVVDQCTGLRLSWDASKPHEWEITIGQATSVVDDPLAHALERIKDMNKNLHDLGVF, from the coding sequence GTGGGGGTTGGAGTAGATGATAAACGCCTGGAGGGGATCTATCAGGCCGCGCTGGGCCGTCGTGAGCGTCGCGAGCGGCTGCGGCGTGAGGCCCCGCTGGTGCGTCTGTGGGATGGTGACTGGAACCTCCGTGGCCGGGTGAAGGGCGAGTATTCCTCATCGTTTGAGTGGAAGCTGAACGACACTGGGGCCGGGCAGATTGACCTTCCGTATGACCACCATTTGGCCCGGTGGGCTGGGGAGTACTGGAACCGGAAGAAGCAGAACATCCATGTGACTGTGGATAAGGATGGGGCGCGCTGGTCGGGTCGGTGCCGCGAGGTGACGACCACGATGGACGCGGCTGGTGTGCGCACTGTGACGCTGCATTTCCTTCATGACTATGAGGAGTTGAAGCACATCAGTGTGTGGCCGAATCCTTTCACCCCTGCGGTGGTTCAGTTCCCGAAGATTTTCATGCTGGCTGGCCCGTCGATCACGGTGCTGAAGATCGCCCTATTCCTGAACTTGTTCAGGCTGCAGGGGAACTTGTGGCGCTTGCCGGATGACCCTTTGAGCTTCAAGGGGTGGACGCAGGGACTGAACTACAAGGAATGGCCCATCTTGGTGAAGCCTTCATCGGTTGTGCTTGATGATTCGCAGTGGACGGTTATTGCGTCCCGCATGAAAACATGGCACGACATGGCTCAGGTCACCCTGGGTGATGGTCAGTTGGCGGTGGAGTGCCGCCGCTGGCTACCGGGTGATGAGCAGCCGTGGTTCGGCGCTGGCTTGTACCGGCCCGGTCAGCTTGTGGTGGACATTGTGGACAAGTCCGGGTGGTGGTCGCAGACCGCTGTCGGCGGCACCATCGCCGGGGGGTTGGTGCGCACTGGCCTGACCGTGGCCGACAACCTTGTGGATGAGGCCCGGTTCGCTTTGGAGCAGGTCAGCGAGTCCCCGGAGTACGGGGTGAGCGGTTTCCTTGGCGTGTCCCCGAAGAACCCGTGGGTGGTGTACCGCACGGAGGGGGAGCAGCGCACTGCGGAGACCACCTCGTTCACGTGGAAGCCCGCGACGGTGGGGCAGATCACGGTGGGCGGTAAGTCGATGCCGGGGGTGAATGAGGGCATCAGCGCGGCGGTGCAGTTGTCGTTCGACACGATGGCGAACTTCCTGTTCCTCCCGGCAGCGGGCGGCGCGGTCGATTCGCTACTGAAGCCCCTGTACGAGGACGTGCTGATGGCGTTCATGTCGCTGAAGTCGCCGCTGCGGACGATGAGCCTTGGGTGGTCGCACTACTACGAGGACTTCTCGGAGGGCAGTTCGTCGGCGTGGACACTATCGGCGATCATCGCGCTGCGCACGGGGTTCTACAACACCCGTCAGCAAACCAGCCATTCGTTCACGGTCGGCGATGGTGCCCCCTACCTGATCGGGGACAAGGGCCAGGGGCACTTCTTCCTCGGTGATCGGGTCGGTGCCGAGGTGCCGGGTGCCCGCGCTGGCCGCGTTGTTGTTGACCAGTGCACCGGGCTGCGGCTGTCGTGGGATGCGTCGAAGCCGCACGAGTGGGAGATCACGATAGGCCAGGCCACGTCCGTTGTGGATGACCCGCTGGCGCACGCTCTGGAGAGGATCAAGGACATGAACAAAAACCTGCATGATTTGGGGGTGTTCTAG